The following coding sequences lie in one Rutidosis leptorrhynchoides isolate AG116_Rl617_1_P2 chromosome 6, CSIRO_AGI_Rlap_v1, whole genome shotgun sequence genomic window:
- the LOC139854564 gene encoding uncharacterized protein: MRSPTATNVARLYSAHEEKRSNNDINVLNQSPLFDALKTGTAPSAPFEVNGNQYTKGYYLTDGIYPDWATFIKGMSCLRDEPRIKFTRFQASARKDIERAFGFLQGRFHILSLPARTMKVNKMRRVTECCLILHNMILEDNDFALCKWEERVITGETANRAQRVRNIGRDQDIIRREIRDRTVHNQLTDDLVELIWNLPVSFRTTN, encoded by the exons ATGAGATCTCCCACAGCAACCAATGTTGCACGATTATATAGTGCACACGAGGAGAAGC GTTCTAACAATGACATAAATGTTTTGAATCAGTCTCCTCTTTTTGATGCATTAAAGACGGGAACAGCTCCATCTGCACCATTTGAGGTAAATGGTAATCAATACACCAAAGGTTATTACCTTACCGATGGTATATATCCCGATTGGGCGACATTTATCAAAGGAATGTCGTGTCTCAGAGATGAGCCAAGGATTAAGTTTACAAGATTTCAAGCTAGTGCCCGAAAGGACATAGAGCGGGCTTTTGGGTTTCTTCAAGGTCGGTTTCATATTTTAAGTCTACCTGCACGAACAATGAAAGTAAACAAGATGCGAAGAGTAACGGAATGTTGTCTCATTTTACATAATATGATATTAGAAGACAATGATTTTGCGCTATGTAAATGGGAAGAAAGAGTTATAACTGGGGAAACGGCGAATCGTGCACAACGGGTAAGGAACATAGGACGAGATCAAGACATTATCCGAAGAGAAATAAGGGATAGGACAGTGCACAACCAACTTACTGATGATTTAGTCGAGCTTATATGGAATCTGCCGGTTTCTTTTCGTACTACGAATTAG
- the LOC139854565 gene encoding uncharacterized protein has protein sequence MSMKHHQPEYFSINGVTYQVSVVNGFTNNSSLPLVIWCVTQNGDDIGGRALQEGDDFSWDITLGFWTSTPAFSCTMKWDRTRKKFEPFQVHRERPKCGTLRKVSWLVKEDGFYFNDDEGNWIKDFSWS, from the coding sequence ATGTCCATGAAACACCACCAACCTGAATATTTCTCCATTAATGGCGTTACATATCAAGTTAGTGTCGTTAACGGTTTCACCAACAACTCCTCACTCCCTTTAGTCATATGGTGCGTAACACAAAATGGTGACGATATTGGCGGTCGGGCGCTTCAAGAAGGTGATGACTTTTCGTGGGACATAACGCTCGGGTTTTGGACATCTACACCAGCATTTTCATGCACTATGAAATGGGATCGAACCAGGAAAAAATTTGAACCTTTTCAGGTGCACCGAGAGAGACCTAAGTGTGGAACTCTTAGGAAAGTTTCGTGGTTGGTCAAGGAAGATGGTTTCTATTTCAATGATGATGAGGGTAATTGGATTAAGGATTTTTCATGGTCATAA